The following proteins are encoded in a genomic region of Caldilineales bacterium:
- a CDS encoding VIT1/CCC1 transporter family protein: MSTIDNWQAELNNAALYRALAAAEKDARLAEVYGRMAAVEEGHAATLAEQLRSAGAVLPAFRPSWRTRTLSGLARRFGPGFVLPSVVTMEEMAGHGYSQEAGRGTMAAQEQSHARLLRAITGGAGGMEGARLAQMEGRHRSAGGNALRAAVLGANDGLVSNLSLVMGVAGAEMAAGTILVTGLAGLLAGAISMALGEWLSVQSSRELYKHQIAQETAEIVADPEEEIEELALIYQARGLAEAQARQLASQMMSDQQMAVATLAREELGINPEELGGSAWEAAITSFVLFALGAIIPVIAYFFLSGLAAVALSVALSTLGLFTIGAAITLFTGRKVLYSGLRQVLFGLAAAAVTYAIGRLVGVSLAG, translated from the coding sequence ATGTCTACAATCGACAATTGGCAAGCCGAATTGAACAATGCGGCGCTCTATCGGGCGCTGGCGGCGGCGGAGAAGGACGCCCGGCTGGCCGAGGTGTACGGGCGCATGGCGGCGGTGGAGGAAGGCCACGCCGCCACCCTGGCCGAGCAGCTGCGCTCCGCCGGCGCAGTTCTCCCGGCCTTTCGTCCGTCCTGGCGTACACGCACGCTCAGCGGGCTGGCGCGGCGCTTTGGGCCGGGTTTCGTGTTGCCCAGCGTGGTGACGATGGAGGAGATGGCCGGCCACGGTTACAGCCAGGAGGCCGGGCGGGGGACGATGGCGGCGCAAGAGCAATCGCACGCGCGGCTGTTGCGCGCCATCACCGGCGGGGCGGGCGGGATGGAGGGCGCACGGCTGGCGCAGATGGAGGGCCGGCACCGTTCGGCGGGCGGGAACGCGCTGCGGGCGGCGGTACTGGGCGCCAACGATGGCCTGGTCTCGAATTTGAGCCTGGTGATGGGGGTGGCGGGAGCAGAGATGGCGGCGGGGACGATTTTGGTGACGGGGCTGGCCGGGCTGCTGGCGGGGGCGATTTCGATGGCGCTGGGCGAATGGCTGTCGGTGCAAAGCTCGCGCGAGTTGTACAAACATCAGATCGCCCAGGAGACGGCCGAGATCGTGGCCGACCCCGAGGAGGAGATCGAGGAGTTGGCGCTGATCTACCAGGCGCGGGGGCTGGCGGAGGCGCAGGCGCGGCAGCTGGCCAGCCAGATGATGAGCGATCAGCAGATGGCCGTGGCCACGCTGGCGCGCGAGGAGTTGGGCATCAACCCGGAGGAGTTGGGCGGCTCGGCCTGGGAGGCGGCGATCACCTCGTTCGTGTTGTTCGCCCTCGGCGCCATCATCCCCGTGATCGCCTATTTCTTCCTCAGTGGGCTGGCGGCGGTGGCCCTGAGTGTGGCCCTGAGCACGCTGGGTTTGTTCACCATTGGCGCTGCCATCACCCTGTTCACCGGGCGGAAGGTGCTGTATTCGGGCCTGCGCCAGGTGTTGTTCGGGCTGGCGGCGGCGGCCGTGACCTACGCCATTGGGCGGCTGGTGGGGGTGAGTTTGGCGGGATGA
- a CDS encoding beta-glucosidase — translation MTSPLTFPPHFLWGAATSSHQIEGAWQEDGKGESIWDRFSHTPGRIRDKSTGDIACDHYHRWPEDIRLMQDLGLNAYRFSIAWPRILPVGRGQVNQAGLDFYSRLVDALLAAGIKPFATLYHWDLPQALQDEGGWPARPTAEAFVEYADVVSRGLGDRVQHWITLNEPWCIGFLSHQVGEHAPGRQDWYEALAAAHHALLSHGWAAPVLRRNSPAAEVGITLNFTYSQSASESQADRALAREFDGYFNRWFLDPLYGRRYPADKVAFYQEISKVLPNGLDFVRPGDYEAIAAPTDFLGVNYYTREVFRNTVAPDNLPQQVFGAPASELTDMGWEVYPDGLYRLLNRLHFEYQIPKLYVTENGVSYADGPDVEGRVRDQRRIDFLAAHFAAAHGAIQNGVPLQGYFVWTLLDNFEWAHGYRQRFGLVWVDFATQQRLPKDSALWYRDVIARNGLVLDTD, via the coding sequence ATGACCAGTCCCCTCACCTTTCCACCCCACTTCCTCTGGGGCGCCGCCACCTCCTCCCATCAGATCGAAGGCGCCTGGCAAGAAGACGGCAAGGGCGAATCGATCTGGGATCGCTTCAGCCACACGCCCGGCAGAATCCGCGACAAGAGCACCGGCGACATCGCCTGCGACCACTACCACCGCTGGCCCGAGGACATCCGCCTGATGCAAGACCTGGGGCTGAACGCTTATCGCTTTTCCATTGCCTGGCCGCGCATCCTGCCCGTCGGCCGCGGCCAGGTCAACCAGGCCGGGCTGGATTTCTACAGCCGGCTGGTGGACGCCCTGCTGGCGGCGGGGATCAAGCCATTCGCCACGCTCTACCATTGGGATCTGCCGCAAGCCCTGCAGGACGAGGGCGGCTGGCCGGCCCGCCCCACCGCCGAAGCCTTCGTCGAGTACGCCGATGTCGTCAGCCGGGGGCTGGGCGACCGCGTGCAGCACTGGATCACACTCAACGAACCCTGGTGCATCGGCTTTCTCAGCCATCAGGTTGGCGAGCACGCGCCCGGTCGTCAGGATTGGTACGAGGCCCTGGCCGCCGCCCACCATGCCCTGCTCTCGCACGGTTGGGCCGCGCCGGTGTTGCGCCGCAACAGCCCTGCCGCCGAGGTGGGCATCACCCTCAATTTCACTTACAGCCAGTCCGCCAGCGAGAGCCAGGCCGACCGCGCTCTGGCCCGCGAGTTCGACGGCTACTTCAACCGCTGGTTCCTCGACCCGCTCTACGGCCGCCGCTATCCCGCCGATAAGGTCGCCTTCTACCAGGAAATCAGCAAAGTCCTGCCGAACGGTCTTGATTTCGTCCGTCCGGGCGACTACGAGGCCATCGCCGCGCCCACCGATTTCCTGGGCGTCAACTACTACACCCGCGAGGTCTTCCGCAACACGGTTGCCCCCGACAACCTGCCGCAGCAGGTCTTCGGGGCGCCGGCCAGCGAGCTGACCGACATGGGTTGGGAGGTCTACCCGGACGGCCTCTACCGGCTGCTCAATCGCCTGCACTTCGAGTATCAGATCCCCAAGCTGTACGTGACCGAGAACGGGGTCAGCTATGCGGACGGGCCGGATGTCGAAGGCCGGGTGCGCGACCAACGCCGCATCGACTTCCTGGCCGCTCACTTCGCCGCCGCCCATGGCGCCATCCAGAACGGCGTCCCCTTGCAGGGCTATTTCGTCTGGACGCTGCTGGACAATTTCGAGTGGGCGCACGGCTATCGCCAGCGCTTCGGCCTGGTTTGGGTCGATTTCGCCACGCAGCAGCGCCTGCCCAAGGATAGCGCCCTATGGTATCGGGATGTGATCGCCCGCAATGGCCTTGTCTTGGACACGGATTGA
- the purM gene encoding phosphoribosylformylglycinamidine cyclo-ligase: MFPPFVSLPGLSAYQSAGVDIEAGERAVDLMKAAVQSTYGPEVLAGIGAFGGLYEAAALRAAADTILVASTDGVGTKTKLAAQLGRWEGIGHDIVNHCTNDILVQGARPLFFLDYIAAAKLDPVQVAAVVGGIAAACRSVGAALLGGETAEMPGVYEPGAFDLVGTIVGVVRRAELIDGSRIRPADAIIGLPSNGLHTNGYSLARTVFADWDLLATPPGLDLPLADALLAPHTCYLDPVSRLRQAGIDLKGLAHITGGGIPGNLPRILPDGLGARLEWGSWPVPALFGLLRRGGNIDGAEMVRVFNLGLGMLAVVPPEQAGAALDLIQPACRVGEIRAWAGEGERVRIE; this comes from the coding sequence GTGTTTCCCCCATTTGTGTCATTACCAGGACTATCAGCCTATCAGTCGGCCGGCGTCGATATCGAGGCCGGTGAGCGCGCGGTTGACCTGATGAAGGCGGCCGTGCAGAGCACCTATGGGCCGGAGGTGCTGGCCGGGATCGGCGCCTTCGGCGGGCTGTACGAGGCGGCGGCGCTGCGGGCGGCGGCTGATACGATCCTGGTGGCAAGCACCGACGGCGTGGGCACCAAGACCAAACTGGCGGCGCAGCTGGGGCGGTGGGAGGGCATCGGCCACGACATCGTCAACCATTGCACCAACGACATCCTGGTGCAAGGCGCGCGCCCGCTCTTCTTCCTGGACTACATCGCCGCCGCCAAACTCGACCCCGTCCAGGTGGCGGCGGTGGTGGGCGGCATCGCCGCTGCCTGCCGGTCGGTGGGGGCGGCGCTGTTGGGCGGAGAAACGGCCGAGATGCCGGGGGTCTACGAACCGGGCGCGTTCGATTTGGTGGGGACGATCGTCGGCGTCGTCCGCCGGGCCGAACTGATCGACGGCAGCCGCATCCGTCCTGCCGACGCAATCATCGGCTTGCCCTCGAACGGCCTCCACACCAACGGCTACTCGCTCGCCCGCACCGTCTTCGCCGATTGGGACTTGCTGGCGACGCCGCCCGGCCTCGACCTCCCCCTCGCCGATGCCCTCCTGGCCCCGCACACCTGCTATCTCGACCCGGTTTCCCGCCTCCGCCAGGCGGGGATCGACCTCAAGGGCCTGGCCCACATCACCGGTGGTGGCATCCCCGGCAACCTGCCCCGCATCCTGCCCGACGGCCTGGGCGCCCGCCTGGAGTGGGGCAGCTGGCCCGTCCCCGCCCTCTTTGGCCTCCTCCGCCGCGGCGGGAACATCGACGGGGCCGAGATGGTGCGCGTTTTCAACCTGGGCCTGGGCATGCTGGCCGTCGTCCCGCCGGAGCAGGCCGGGGCCGCGCTCGACCTCATCCAGCCGGCCTGTCGCGTGGGCGAGATCCGGGCCTGGGCTGGGGAGGGTGAGCGGGTTCGGATTGAGTAA
- the purN gene encoding phosphoribosylglycinamide formyltransferase: MARSSRLVLLLSGGGSNLQAILDACADGWLPAQVVAVIGNKAEAFGLERARRAGVPAIHLSPAPFRDLADPRRAYDAALADLAAGFRPDWVVLAGWMRLLTMPFLARFPGRVVNLHPARPGAFPGAHAIERAYQASRRGEISETGVMVHLVPDEGMDDGPVLAWEPVPILPTDALADLEARVHAVEHRLLPETLRRLIAGELPSS, encoded by the coding sequence GTGGCCCGATCATCTCGCCTCGTCCTCCTCCTCTCCGGCGGCGGCAGCAACCTGCAGGCCATCCTCGACGCCTGCGCCGACGGTTGGCTGCCGGCGCAGGTCGTGGCCGTGATCGGCAACAAAGCTGAGGCGTTTGGGCTGGAGCGAGCGCGACGCGCCGGCGTCCCCGCCATCCACCTCTCTCCCGCCCCCTTTCGCGACCTGGCCGACCCCCGCCGCGCCTACGATGCCGCCCTGGCCGATCTGGCGGCCGGGTTCCGGCCCGACTGGGTGGTGCTGGCTGGGTGGATGCGGCTGCTGACCATGCCTTTCCTCGCTCGTTTCCCCGGCCGGGTCGTCAACCTGCACCCCGCCAGGCCCGGCGCCTTCCCCGGCGCCCACGCCATCGAGCGCGCCTACCAGGCTTCCCGGCGGGGCGAGATCAGCGAGACGGGCGTTATGGTGCATCTGGTGCCCGACGAGGGCATGGACGATGGCCCCGTCCTGGCCTGGGAGCCTGTGCCCATCCTCCCCACCGATGCCCTGGCCGACCTGGAAGCCCGCGTCCATGCCGTCGAGCACCGGCTGCTGCCCGAAACCTTGCGCCGGCTGATCGCCGGTGAACTTCCCTCCTCCTGA
- a CDS encoding DUF2961 domain-containing protein translates to MAAPPFRFAVLLVAASLLLWAAASPGSAVALARPPIPTDLSQRDGYGALPVGEMTGSPRLQFRFRLEAPAGLRLTPELEVRSVATPFSGPNFSGDGFVTSGSPQTAAVWTTEPLAQAGYHWRLRLRLGAKTGPWVAFGSNRDEVGGAEALAAADFYALYEPLLPDARPPVGFESLTRLAALPLLTPGVETRQVSSFDRTEGNTDGGSDAPGLESRFYQEDGAEVVLEVDGPGQINRIWFAEANDPAFANTRLQFFFDHAAAPSYEITIVDMTSGQTPPFVRPLVLDPDLSSGGWISYVPIPFRQGVKVRLLGPHVHYQITYQVFSSPAGVTTFRGNEDYSLAQHLWQRSGQDPKPTRGNRQLTGGGSLAPGATTTLFELEGGGALQSLRLWIPQLEASILGAPPQTDTVRGHQNGASSFRLTPARPAIATRLRLRRFCRFAPQTALVTVNGVELGRWERQLSEDRYRWCDDSFDLPPQLVGKGPLSLRIASADSPAAWYEAFYWLEQAQGLDWVVVDALDVGDSADERRHDYTITGQTAAGSYTATYRPLLTPQPASESLLAGLRLRISVDHQPQPLVDAPVGAFFGSARGQANITSLMAGMRPEDDSFYSFWPMPFGSRLRVELVNDSPEDLAEFRFQAAHSPRRYPLPGRVSGYFRVFESLSRPTTPGRDHPLVTATSAGKLVGLHLLVHSGGEGFIEGDERFHTDGARTPTVRGTGTEDIFNSAWYYNRGRVITAVHGANSTRSEGWVDQYRWYLSDAIPFAASLQGGIEHGGGNDIDADYSSWAFLYQTPAPALLRADVVELGLVADREAHEVILSGPAMSGPAMSGPAMSGPATVYTLTAMFEGDDDAAFRAAGYRLPLGSAITLTLSLDPNAAQITLRRRYDQGVGIERLLVHIDGQPAPDWLDGGRNRARRWRESTYLVPPELTLSKRQITVRLEPAPWAGSDSANLSALAAFSQHRVWLASGGRQGP, encoded by the coding sequence ATGGCAGCACCTCCCTTCCGTTTCGCCGTCCTCCTCGTCGCGGCCTCGCTGCTGCTCTGGGCAGCCGCTTCGCCCGGCAGCGCCGTTGCGCTTGCCCGCCCGCCCATCCCCACCGACCTCAGCCAACGCGACGGCTACGGCGCCTTGCCGGTGGGCGAGATGACCGGCAGCCCCCGTCTCCAGTTTCGCTTCCGCCTCGAAGCCCCGGCCGGCCTGCGGCTCACGCCGGAACTGGAGGTGCGTTCGGTCGCCACGCCGTTTTCGGGGCCAAATTTCAGCGGCGATGGCTTCGTGACCAGCGGTTCGCCGCAGACGGCGGCGGTGTGGACGACGGAACCGCTGGCCCAGGCTGGCTATCACTGGCGCCTGCGGCTGCGCTTGGGCGCAAAGACCGGGCCGTGGGTGGCGTTCGGCAGCAATCGCGACGAAGTCGGCGGGGCTGAAGCCCTGGCCGCCGCCGATTTCTACGCTCTCTACGAGCCTCTGCTCCCCGACGCCCGCCCCCCGGTCGGCTTCGAGTCGTTGACGCGGCTGGCGGCTCTGCCCCTGCTCACGCCCGGCGTCGAAACGCGGCAGGTGTCATCGTTCGACCGCACCGAGGGCAACACCGATGGCGGCAGCGACGCTCCCGGGCTGGAATCGCGCTTCTATCAGGAAGACGGGGCCGAGGTGGTGTTGGAGGTGGATGGGCCGGGCCAGATCAACCGTATCTGGTTCGCCGAAGCCAACGACCCGGCCTTTGCCAACACGCGCTTGCAGTTCTTCTTCGACCACGCCGCCGCCCCCAGCTACGAGATCACCATCGTCGACATGACCTCGGGCCAGACGCCGCCGTTCGTCCGGCCACTGGTGCTGGACCCCGACCTTTCGTCCGGCGGCTGGATTTCCTATGTCCCCATCCCCTTTCGCCAGGGCGTCAAGGTCCGCTTGCTCGGCCCGCATGTCCACTATCAGATCACCTACCAGGTCTTTTCCAGCCCGGCCGGCGTGACCACCTTTCGCGGCAACGAAGATTACAGCCTGGCCCAGCACCTTTGGCAACGAAGCGGCCAGGATCCCAAACCGACCCGTGGCAACCGCCAGCTGACCGGCGGCGGTTCGTTGGCCCCAGGCGCCACAACCACCCTATTCGAGCTTGAGGGCGGCGGCGCGCTGCAAAGCCTCCGGCTCTGGATTCCCCAGCTCGAGGCGAGCATCCTGGGCGCGCCACCCCAAACCGACACCGTGCGCGGCCATCAGAACGGCGCCTCCAGCTTTCGCCTCACCCCGGCCCGGCCCGCTATCGCCACCCGCCTCCGCCTCCGTCGCTTCTGCCGCTTCGCGCCCCAGACGGCGCTGGTGACGGTGAACGGCGTCGAGCTTGGGAGGTGGGAGCGGCAACTCAGCGAGGACCGCTACCGCTGGTGTGACGATAGCTTCGACCTGCCGCCGCAGCTGGTCGGCAAGGGGCCATTGTCGCTGCGCATTGCCAGCGCCGACTCGCCTGCCGCCTGGTACGAGGCTTTCTACTGGCTGGAGCAGGCGCAGGGCCTGGACTGGGTGGTGGTGGATGCGCTCGATGTCGGCGACTCTGCGGACGAGCGGCGGCACGACTACACCATCACCGGCCAGACGGCAGCCGGCAGCTACACCGCCACCTATCGGCCCCTTCTGACCCCGCAACCTGCCAGTGAGTCGCTGTTGGCGGGGCTGCGGCTGCGGATCAGCGTCGATCATCAGCCGCAACCGCTGGTGGATGCGCCGGTAGGCGCCTTCTTCGGCTCGGCGCGCGGCCAGGCCAACATCACTTCGCTCATGGCAGGGATGCGGCCGGAGGACGATTCATTCTACAGTTTCTGGCCGATGCCGTTTGGCTCGCGGCTACGGGTCGAGTTGGTCAACGACAGCCCCGAAGATCTGGCGGAATTCCGCTTTCAGGCGGCGCACTCGCCCCGGCGCTATCCGCTCCCCGGCCGGGTGAGCGGCTATTTCCGGGTCTTCGAGTCGCTTTCTCGCCCGACCACACCCGGCCGAGACCATCCCCTGGTGACGGCCACCAGCGCCGGCAAGCTCGTGGGTCTGCATCTTCTCGTCCACAGCGGCGGCGAAGGCTTCATCGAAGGCGACGAACGTTTTCATACCGACGGCGCCCGGACGCCAACGGTGCGCGGAACCGGCACCGAGGACATCTTCAACAGCGCCTGGTATTACAACCGTGGTCGGGTCATCACCGCCGTGCATGGGGCCAACTCCACCCGCTCGGAAGGGTGGGTGGATCAATATCGCTGGTATCTCTCCGACGCCATCCCCTTCGCCGCCAGTCTGCAGGGCGGGATCGAACACGGCGGCGGCAACGACATCGACGCCGATTACTCCTCCTGGGCCTTTCTTTACCAGACCCCCGCGCCCGCCCTCCTGCGGGCCGATGTCGTCGAGCTTGGCCTGGTCGCCGACAGGGAGGCGCACGAGGTCATCTTGTCTGGCCCGGCCATGTCTGGCCCGGCCATGTCTGGCCCGGCCATGTCTGGCCCGGCCACCGTCTACACCCTGACGGCCATGTTCGAGGGCGATGACGACGCCGCTTTCAGGGCTGCCGGATACCGGCTGCCGCTCGGCTCGGCCATCACCCTCACTCTGAGCCTCGACCCCAACGCCGCTCAGATCACCCTGCGCCGGCGCTACGACCAGGGGGTGGGCATCGAGCGTCTGCTTGTGCACATCGACGGCCAGCCCGCGCCCGACTGGCTGGATGGTGGCCGCAACCGCGCCCGTCGCTGGCGCGAAAGCACCTACCTGGTTCCGCCCGAGCTGACGTTGTCGAAACGACAGATCACGGTGCGGTTGGAGCCGGCGCCGTGGGCGGGGAGCGACAGCGCCAACCTGTCAGCCCTGGCTGCCTTCAGCCAGCATCGCGTCTGGCTAGCGTCGGGCGGCCGCCAGGGGCCGTGA
- a CDS encoding YkgJ family cysteine cluster protein, translating to MECRAGCGACCIAPSISSPIPGMPNGKPAGVRCLHLTDDLRCALYGRRERPSVCQSLGPSLEMCGQTREEALAHLSWLELVTAPGGRPTLARRDAG from the coding sequence ATGGAGTGCCGTGCTGGCTGCGGGGCGTGTTGCATCGCTCCCTCGATCTCGTCACCCATCCCCGGCATGCCCAACGGAAAGCCGGCCGGGGTGCGCTGCCTGCACCTGACGGACGACCTGCGCTGCGCTCTCTATGGCCGGCGAGAGCGCCCTTCCGTGTGCCAAAGCCTGGGCCCGTCGCTGGAGATGTGTGGGCAAACGCGCGAGGAGGCGTTGGCGCACCTGAGCTGGCTCGAATTGGTCACGGCCCCTGGCGGCCGCCCGACGCTAGCCAGACGCGATGCTGGCTGA
- a CDS encoding molybdopterin-dependent oxidoreductase, whose protein sequence is MPTHTLHLTVNGKAVALDSQPGETLAQLLRQRLHLTGTKIGCEEAECGSCTVWVDGEPQLACIYPAARAQGRAITTIEGLAATCAPPSGTHHAPRTTHGDLHPLQQAFVTYGAVQCGFCIPGQLMTAAALLNRQPDASPDEIRHALKDTLCRCAGYPTIERAILAAAHSLRTGDPVPPPSVPLSGQPLHVIGAPVIRADAVDKVTGAAIYTDDLSFEDMLHAGVKRAEVPHAIVRRIDTSRAQALPGVAAVLTAADIPAEHNHGLVIFDWPSLIGVGERARYVGDAIAIVAAETREIASQALALIEIELEAQPVISSPVQARQDDSISLHEKGNLLKHIKVRKGDVGLGFAEADVILEHTYHTAITDHAFLEPECSIARPLPDGRMEIYVGSQIPYQDRHQVARTFGWPDGRVRVVGQLMGGGFGGKEDIAGQIHAALLANATGRPVKLLYDRHESLIAHPKRHATQIRVKMGATKDGRLTAVETELYGDTGAYASLGEKVMTRATTHSAGPYDAPHCQADCYAMYTNNPPAGAFRGFGVTQSAFAIESLMDTLAATLGRDPVDLRRQNALRLGSTTNTGQLLHESVGLSECIDLVEAEMRRRGGENPFAPRPDPAAAHLLRAWGFAVGYKNTGLGGGAPDKALAEVELFEDGTLEARSSSAELGQGLVTVMQMITAEEFRLDPNRVRALVMDTDLTPDGGPTTASRQTFVTGNAVRYAAITLREGMARTLAERYDLPPEQIRFSEGLAYVNGHQVPLGEVVGMMKAEGRTAKALYEYWAPETKPLGQGGDMHFAFSFAAQAAEVEVDTRTGEVRVLTIIAATDVGKVLNPLGMVGQVEGGVMMGLGNALTEHFIVENGVPFSDRLARYRMPSIVQAPEIVVIHVEHPAAAGPYGGKGVGEIVSIPTTPAITNAIYNAVGVRIDRLPVDQEEIAMALRGGVR, encoded by the coding sequence ATGCCCACACACACACTTCACCTCACCGTCAATGGCAAGGCCGTCGCCCTAGACTCCCAGCCCGGCGAAACCCTGGCCCAACTCCTGCGCCAACGACTCCATCTGACCGGCACGAAAATCGGCTGCGAGGAAGCCGAATGCGGCTCGTGCACGGTCTGGGTCGATGGCGAACCGCAACTGGCCTGCATCTACCCCGCCGCCCGCGCCCAGGGCCGTGCGATCACCACCATCGAGGGCCTCGCCGCCACCTGCGCTCCCCCATCCGGGACGCACCACGCACCACGCACCACGCATGGCGATCTACATCCCCTGCAACAAGCCTTCGTGACTTACGGCGCCGTCCAGTGCGGTTTCTGCATCCCTGGCCAGCTCATGACCGCCGCCGCCCTCCTGAACCGCCAACCCGACGCCAGCCCGGACGAAATCCGGCATGCGCTCAAGGACACGCTCTGCCGCTGCGCCGGCTACCCCACTATCGAACGCGCCATCCTGGCCGCCGCTCATTCGCTGCGCACCGGCGATCCTGTGCCCCCGCCCTCGGTTCCGCTCTCCGGCCAGCCGCTGCACGTCATCGGCGCCCCCGTCATCCGCGCTGACGCCGTCGACAAAGTCACAGGCGCGGCCATATACACCGACGACCTCAGCTTCGAGGACATGCTGCACGCCGGCGTCAAGCGGGCCGAAGTCCCGCACGCCATCGTCCGCCGGATCGACACCAGCCGGGCGCAGGCTCTGCCCGGCGTGGCGGCAGTGCTGACGGCCGCCGACATCCCTGCCGAGCACAACCACGGCCTGGTCATCTTCGATTGGCCGAGCCTGATCGGCGTGGGTGAGCGAGCACGCTACGTGGGCGACGCCATCGCCATCGTCGCCGCCGAGACGCGTGAGATCGCGTCACAGGCGTTGGCGCTGATCGAGATCGAGCTGGAAGCGCAGCCGGTCATCTCCAGCCCGGTGCAGGCCAGGCAGGACGACAGTATTTCACTACACGAAAAGGGCAATTTACTGAAACACATCAAGGTGCGCAAGGGCGATGTGGGGCTTGGTTTTGCCGAGGCGGATGTGATCCTGGAGCACACCTATCACACGGCCATCACCGACCACGCCTTTCTGGAACCGGAGTGCAGCATCGCCCGGCCGCTGCCCGACGGCCGCATGGAAATCTACGTCGGCTCGCAGATCCCCTACCAGGACCGCCACCAGGTCGCCCGCACCTTCGGCTGGCCCGATGGTCGGGTGCGCGTGGTGGGCCAGCTGATGGGCGGCGGCTTCGGCGGCAAGGAGGACATCGCCGGGCAGATCCACGCCGCATTGCTTGCCAACGCCACGGGCAGGCCGGTCAAGCTGCTCTACGACCGCCACGAAAGCCTGATCGCCCACCCCAAGCGCCACGCCACCCAGATCCGGGTCAAGATGGGCGCCACAAAGGATGGTCGCCTGACCGCCGTGGAGACCGAGCTGTACGGCGACACCGGCGCCTATGCCTCGCTGGGCGAGAAGGTGATGACCCGCGCCACCACCCACTCGGCCGGCCCCTACGACGCGCCCCACTGCCAGGCCGATTGCTATGCGATGTACACCAACAACCCGCCCGCTGGCGCTTTCCGCGGCTTTGGCGTCACCCAATCGGCCTTCGCCATCGAGAGCCTGATGGACACACTGGCCGCGACCCTGGGCCGCGACCCGGTCGATCTGCGCCGCCAGAACGCGCTGCGGCTGGGTAGCACGACCAATACCGGCCAATTACTACACGAAAGCGTTGGTTTGAGCGAATGCATCGACCTTGTAGAGGCGGAAATGCGCCGCCGAGGCGGCGAAAACCCCTTCGCTCCCCGCCCCGATCCCGCCGCCGCCCATCTGCTGCGGGCCTGGGGCTTTGCCGTGGGCTACAAAAACACCGGTCTGGGCGGCGGCGCCCCCGACAAGGCGCTGGCCGAAGTCGAACTGTTCGAGGACGGCACGCTGGAGGCGCGCAGCTCGTCGGCTGAGCTGGGCCAGGGGTTAGTGACGGTGATGCAGATGATCACGGCCGAGGAGTTCAGGCTCGACCCGAACCGTGTGCGGGCGCTGGTAATGGACACCGACCTGACCCCCGACGGCGGCCCCACCACCGCCTCGCGCCAGACCTTCGTCACCGGCAACGCCGTGCGTTATGCGGCCATCACCCTGCGCGAGGGCATGGCCCGCACCCTGGCCGAGCGATACGACCTCCCGCCGGAGCAGATTCGCTTCAGCGAGGGCCTGGCTTATGTCAACGGCCACCAGGTGCCGCTGGGCGAGGTGGTGGGGATGATGAAGGCAGAGGGGCGGACGGCGAAGGCTCTGTACGAATACTGGGCGCCGGAGACGAAGCCGCTGGGACAGGGCGGCGACATGCATTTCGCCTTTTCGTTTGCGGCCCAGGCGGCCGAAGTCGAGGTGGACACGCGCACCGGTGAGGTGAGGGTGTTGACGATCATCGCCGCCACCGATGTGGGCAAGGTGCTCAACCCCTTGGGGATGGTGGGGCAGGTGGAAGGCGGGGTGATGATGGGGCTGGGGAATGCGCTCACCGAGCATTTCATCGTCGAAAACGGCGTGCCTTTCTCGGACCGGTTGGCCCGCTACCGGATGCCGTCCATCGTCCAGGCGCCGGAGATCGTGGTCATCCATGTCGAGCATCCGGCGGCGGCGGGGCCATATGGCGGCAAGGGCGTGGGCGAGATCGTCAGCATTCCCACCACCCCGGCCATCACCAATGCCATCTACAACGCCGTGGGCGTGCGCATCGACCGGCTGCCGGTGGATCAGGAGGAGATTGCGATGGCGTTGCGGGGGGGAGTGAGGTGA